From the Candidatus Zixiibacteriota bacterium genome, one window contains:
- a CDS encoding MATE family efflux transporter has translation MSDGPSTKERFHREVWALAWPMAATNLLSRGAAIVDTAMVGRLSEIALAGLGMAQIPVFFAMAIQRGLGIGGQVLIAYHTGADEPERRLKVARAVVVLAGLVSLGLAAILWLASPQMCRWMGADEAMLAESLRFLHVYYIALVFSGAFYVFSAIFQGAGDAKTPLYVTLGVNLLHVLVAYATIFGKFGIPALGVAGSAWGIGVSEAIGTLVLAVIATRRGLWAPGIRNLSLGAAKAVWRLGAPTAGERLLVNTMQGIYYRFLAGFGAAAIAAHRIGIDMEAISFLPALGFGQAATTMVGQRLGAKDPDGARKAGWVATQISALFMAILGASFYLFSEQWMRLFTDESEIIALGVQFCAVAALIQVPLAFAMVVAGALRGAGETRWVMLTPIVGGWLVRLPLSYVFGYTLGYGLVGVWWTMLADWVVRGVMVSIKFRFLRFRLAEQVSVPPKPAPGSDTRDLAG, from the coding sequence ATGTCCGACGGGCCGTCGACAAAGGAGCGATTCCACCGCGAAGTTTGGGCGCTCGCCTGGCCGATGGCGGCGACCAATCTCCTATCGCGCGGCGCGGCCATTGTCGACACGGCGATGGTCGGTCGTCTCTCGGAGATCGCGCTGGCCGGTCTGGGCATGGCACAGATTCCGGTCTTCTTCGCGATGGCCATCCAGCGCGGACTGGGTATCGGCGGACAGGTCTTGATCGCCTATCACACCGGCGCCGACGAGCCGGAGCGCCGTCTGAAAGTGGCACGAGCCGTGGTCGTGCTCGCCGGTCTGGTCTCGTTGGGCTTGGCGGCGATCCTGTGGTTGGCCTCGCCCCAGATGTGCCGTTGGATGGGCGCCGACGAGGCGATGTTGGCGGAATCACTGCGGTTCCTCCATGTCTACTACATTGCGCTCGTGTTCTCGGGGGCGTTCTATGTCTTCTCGGCGATCTTCCAGGGGGCGGGTGATGCGAAGACCCCTCTCTACGTGACACTGGGCGTAAACCTGCTCCACGTGCTGGTCGCCTACGCGACGATCTTCGGCAAGTTCGGCATCCCGGCACTCGGCGTGGCAGGCTCCGCGTGGGGAATCGGCGTCTCGGAGGCCATCGGAACCCTGGTCTTGGCGGTGATCGCGACGCGTCGCGGCCTGTGGGCCCCGGGGATCAGGAACCTGTCTCTGGGCGCGGCCAAGGCCGTCTGGCGGCTGGGTGCCCCCACGGCAGGTGAGCGCCTCTTGGTCAACACCATGCAGGGGATCTACTACCGCTTTCTGGCTGGTTTTGGCGCCGCCGCCATCGCCGCCCATCGCATCGGCATCGACATGGAGGCGATCTCGTTTCTCCCGGCACTCGGATTCGGGCAGGCCGCCACCACCATGGTGGGACAACGGCTCGGTGCCAAAGACCCCGATGGAGCCCGCAAGGCCGGGTGGGTAGCGACGCAGATTTCGGCGCTCTTCATGGCCATCTTGGGCGCCTCGTTCTATCTGTTCTCCGAACAATGGATGCGCCTCTTCACCGACGAATCTGAGATCATCGCGCTCGGCGTGCAGTTCTGCGCCGTCGCGGCATTGATCCAGGTGCCGCTGGCGTTCGCCATGGTCGTCGCCGGCGCCCTGCGTGGCGCCGGTGAGACACGTTGGGTGATGTTGACCCCGATCGTCGGCGGGTGGCTGGTGCGGCTCCCGCTCTCGTATGTGTTCGGGTATACGCTGGGATACGGCCTGGTGGGCGTTTGGTGGACGATGCTGGCCGACTGGGTGGTGCGCGGGGTCATGGTCTCGATCAAGTTCCGCTTCTTGCGGTTCCGATTGGCCGAACAGGTCTCTGTCCCACCGAAACCGGCACCGGGCTCTGACACGCGCGACCTCGCGGGATGA
- a CDS encoding RNA methyltransferase: MDPQQWPVVSHRRLSEWHKLGTRKGRAQTGLLLIEGVRLVGEAMLSGQDVECVMAADDDQGLAGMRHLAFQVGQLPKSVLRVARRDFEKLADTRHAAGVAALLRWHPQSLTGVRVPPERDCRVLICDHIADPGNLGTLIRAAAGLGIDRIIITAGSVELTNPKTVRATAGALFHLPVHDGVDAPEAASWCRDSGLAILIADAHRGKIPDSGRPVSRWALVLGGETIPHDPVWGTIPADRLHVPLRHGVESLNVAVAGALLIDRLTRHQAGHGGVRER; encoded by the coding sequence TTGGATCCCCAACAGTGGCCGGTTGTCTCGCACCGTCGGCTGTCCGAATGGCACAAGCTCGGCACGCGTAAGGGGCGGGCACAGACCGGGCTACTGTTGATTGAAGGCGTGCGTCTTGTCGGCGAGGCGATGCTGTCCGGTCAGGACGTCGAATGTGTGATGGCAGCGGATGACGATCAAGGTCTTGCCGGAATGCGTCATCTGGCCTTTCAAGTCGGGCAACTGCCAAAGTCCGTGCTGCGGGTGGCGAGGCGCGATTTCGAGAAGCTGGCGGACACGCGGCACGCCGCCGGTGTCGCCGCCTTGCTGCGATGGCATCCCCAATCTCTCACGGGGGTGCGCGTACCGCCCGAACGCGATTGTCGCGTGTTGATCTGTGATCACATTGCCGACCCCGGCAACCTCGGCACACTCATTCGGGCTGCGGCCGGACTGGGCATCGACCGGATCATCATCACGGCTGGCTCGGTCGAACTGACCAACCCCAAGACAGTCCGTGCCACGGCCGGCGCTCTGTTTCATCTTCCGGTGCACGATGGAGTCGACGCCCCGGAGGCCGCCAGTTGGTGCCGCGACAGTGGGTTGGCGATCCTGATCGCCGACGCGCATCGGGGCAAGATTCCCGATTCCGGACGGCCCGTCTCTCGGTGGGCACTCGTATTGGGCGGCGAGACGATTCCCCACGATCCGGTTTGGGGCACGATTCCCGCCGACAGACTGCATGTGCCGCTTCGGCATGGGGTCGAATCACTGAACGTCGCTGTGGCGGGGGCCCTTCTCATCGACCGCCTGACCCGTCACCAAGCAGGACATGGAGGGGTAAGGGAGCGATGA
- the sppA gene encoding signal peptide peptidase SppA, whose product MNVGGHGTMTEARRSRRLVCWCFAAVVLWPGCCAMAGELFPRDRVLLPFTPAAMAQGPSALRFNPSALGSDPEFALDYYHTYSDSSFHGNDALYAALRGIGVAIEWYGADRTPAGHSYTIGLATSAERALALGSSYQWRSSDDPVQDKSHFWSHGLWWRPNNRLALAVVVDNYNRMKVHGERSDARFAYSAAWRFLDRRLTVGGDWYQQTSEALFDGTYRVGAAWEVTDGLTLYADVGRDRSYSLGGRLNLTSFLTGSHATFDRHDGWRGGVACAGIRSQRQRPLVHVRREVVHLDLTGAIPDRRPPRLLFGRTPYTTWDWIDMLGKAETDPSIRAVVLRIQDPELGWARRRELRQALARVRAAGKFTVAYCDGNITNSEYYLATAADRIVVPPVSTVDLVGLKSEVVFATRLLGKLGIVADLEHVGEYKTASDLLTRTDMSPAHREALNALLDDLDSCWVAEMAQSRGVSSERVRAWIDHGPYVSVDARGAGLIDEVIYADRLDSLVRACAGPVWGHVTQAQLAGRHYATSAWTHPRVAVVFASGSMVEGVDGTAPLWGDVMGERTIVQAIRRAAADRRVKAIVLRIDSGGGSIFAADAIWREVAQARAKKPVVVSLADVAASGGYYIACAADSIFAQPNTITGSIGVIAGKLDLSGLYDKAGLDREVLTRGPYAAMYSAGRAFDSTERVVVRDQMLRAYGRFVSIVAAGRHLAEDSVDAIGQGRVWSGTAACGRGLVDRHADLREVIAVAARMGRIESGDAIGIQLLPRPEWRLFDAGPLAQTNGLGSMGGFLRSALGSFPLTSWIASDANVRYELPYSITVR is encoded by the coding sequence ATGAATGTCGGTGGGCACGGTACCATGACCGAGGCGCGGCGGTCGCGGCGCCTCGTGTGTTGGTGCTTCGCGGCCGTGGTCCTTTGGCCGGGATGTTGTGCGATGGCCGGTGAGCTCTTCCCCCGCGACCGCGTGCTGTTGCCGTTCACGCCGGCGGCGATGGCACAGGGACCTTCGGCTTTGCGATTCAATCCGTCGGCGCTGGGGTCAGATCCCGAGTTCGCCCTGGATTACTATCATACATATTCAGATTCCTCATTCCATGGCAATGACGCGCTCTATGCCGCGCTGCGCGGCATCGGCGTGGCGATCGAATGGTATGGCGCCGACCGGACCCCGGCCGGGCATTCCTACACCATCGGGTTGGCGACATCCGCCGAGCGGGCGCTGGCCCTGGGATCGTCGTACCAGTGGCGGTCATCGGACGATCCGGTCCAGGACAAGTCGCATTTCTGGTCGCACGGCCTCTGGTGGCGGCCGAACAACCGCTTGGCCCTCGCGGTCGTGGTCGACAACTACAATCGCATGAAGGTGCACGGCGAACGCTCCGATGCGCGGTTTGCCTATTCAGCGGCATGGCGGTTTCTGGACCGACGGTTGACCGTGGGCGGCGATTGGTATCAGCAGACGTCGGAGGCGTTGTTTGACGGCACCTATCGTGTCGGCGCCGCCTGGGAGGTGACCGATGGCCTGACGCTCTATGCCGATGTCGGCCGGGATCGGAGCTACTCGCTGGGCGGACGTCTGAACCTGACGAGTTTCCTCACCGGATCGCACGCGACCTTTGACCGTCACGATGGCTGGCGCGGTGGTGTGGCCTGTGCGGGAATCCGTTCCCAGCGGCAGCGCCCGCTGGTCCACGTCCGCCGCGAAGTCGTCCATCTGGATCTGACCGGCGCGATTCCCGATCGCCGACCGCCCCGACTCCTCTTTGGTCGGACCCCGTATACGACATGGGATTGGATCGATATGCTGGGCAAGGCGGAGACCGATCCATCCATCCGCGCTGTTGTTCTTCGCATCCAGGATCCCGAACTGGGTTGGGCACGCCGGCGGGAGTTGCGTCAGGCGCTGGCCCGTGTGCGCGCCGCGGGGAAATTCACGGTGGCCTATTGTGACGGCAACATCACGAACAGTGAATACTATCTGGCGACGGCCGCGGACCGCATCGTCGTTCCTCCGGTCTCCACGGTCGATCTGGTCGGGCTCAAGTCCGAAGTGGTCTTTGCGACGCGTCTGCTCGGCAAGCTTGGTATCGTCGCCGACCTGGAACACGTCGGCGAGTACAAGACCGCATCCGACCTGTTGACGCGGACGGACATGTCCCCGGCCCACCGTGAGGCACTCAATGCACTGCTGGACGATCTCGATTCGTGCTGGGTCGCGGAGATGGCACAGTCGCGCGGTGTGAGCAGCGAACGGGTGCGCGCGTGGATCGATCACGGACCGTACGTCTCGGTCGATGCCCGTGGCGCGGGGCTGATCGACGAGGTGATCTATGCCGACCGTCTGGACAGCCTCGTGCGCGCATGCGCCGGTCCGGTCTGGGGGCACGTTACGCAGGCACAGTTGGCGGGCCGACATTATGCGACGTCAGCGTGGACCCATCCGCGGGTTGCGGTGGTTTTCGCCTCCGGCTCCATGGTCGAAGGGGTCGACGGCACCGCGCCGCTCTGGGGCGATGTCATGGGGGAACGGACGATCGTTCAGGCGATTCGCCGTGCCGCCGCCGACCGCCGCGTCAAGGCGATCGTGCTGCGCATCGATTCGGGCGGCGGGTCGATCTTTGCCGCCGATGCCATCTGGCGTGAAGTGGCGCAGGCCAGAGCGAAGAAACCGGTGGTGGTGTCATTGGCCGACGTGGCAGCCTCCGGGGGATACTACATCGCCTGTGCCGCCGATTCGATCTTCGCGCAGCCGAACACCATCACCGGATCGATCGGTGTGATCGCCGGCAAACTGGATCTCTCGGGGCTGTACGACAAGGCGGGTCTGGATCGTGAGGTCCTGACGCGGGGGCCTTACGCCGCGATGTACAGCGCCGGTCGCGCGTTCGACTCGACCGAACGCGTCGTCGTCCGCGATCAGATGCTGAGGGCGTATGGGCGCTTCGTCTCCATCGTGGCTGCCGGGAGACATCTCGCCGAGGACTCGGTGGACGCGATCGGGCAGGGACGGGTCTGGTCCGGAACCGCGGCGTGTGGCCGGGGACTGGTGGATCGCCATGCCGACCTGCGTGAGGTCATCGCGGTGGCGGCCCGTATGGGAAGAATCGAGTCTGGTGACGCGATCGGCATCCAACTGCTGCCTCGGCCCGAATGGCGTCTGTTTGATGCCGGTCCGCTCGCGCAGACCAATGGGCTTGGGTCGATGGGCGGGTTCCTGCGGTCTGCGCTCGGCTCGTTCCCGCTGACCTCGTGGATTGCGAGTGATGCCAATGTGCGGTATGAACTGCCGTACTCCATCACGGTGCGCTGA
- a CDS encoding ACT domain-containing protein translates to MTRLAITTDPHICKFTIHNVPDRPGVAADLFGRFGAAGINILLLASAGSAVGRSDVSVTVGADDAVRLARLLESARAELSAQSVSERHDVAAISLISQEMRRLPGVAGRMFRALSAHGINIDMITAADAAVTCVIDERFLASAQKALQQEFRQELSVP, encoded by the coding sequence ATGACCAGACTGGCGATCACGACCGATCCACATATCTGCAAATTCACGATCCATAATGTACCGGATCGACCCGGCGTCGCGGCGGATCTGTTCGGCCGCTTCGGTGCCGCGGGGATCAATATCCTGCTCTTGGCTTCGGCCGGATCAGCCGTGGGTCGCAGCGACGTATCCGTGACCGTCGGCGCCGACGATGCGGTGCGGCTGGCCCGCCTCTTGGAATCAGCCCGGGCCGAGCTTTCGGCCCAGAGCGTGAGCGAGCGTCATGATGTCGCCGCGATCAGTTTGATTTCCCAAGAGATGCGTCGTCTGCCCGGAGTGGCGGGGCGGATGTTTCGGGCGTTGTCGGCTCATGGTATCAACATCGACATGATCACGGCCGCCGACGCCGCTGTGACATGCGTGATCGACGAGCGATTTCTCGCATCCGCCCAGAAGGCACTCCAGCAGGAGTTCCGCCAGGAGCTTTCGGTCCCTTGA
- a CDS encoding DMT family transporter produces the protein MTTSRRDSWLGVLYSLAAITAWGVYFPLAKIVLRTLSPVVFLTLRLGIGAAILLALCLMGRVRLSLARRDLGIVLGAGAVGIIAHQLIQVNSLRFTSATNTGWILTLIPPVTGLLGWVFLRERVSWRQVIGLLIAVIGVLFLATRGNPARLSFVHNWGDILALCSVLTWSLYTIMTKSRLIRYSPLAIATIHMTMGFVFFLGLGAGRLGREAGAMSAQAWWLTILIGIVPSGLAYYWWAAGLKRLSAMNTSMFLFLEAIVATLAGYALLGEELTIAVAGYAAIIIAGVYYAQTRPVTRQ, from the coding sequence ATGACCACATCCCGCCGCGATTCGTGGCTCGGCGTGCTCTATTCGCTGGCGGCGATCACCGCCTGGGGCGTCTATTTTCCGCTGGCCAAGATTGTCCTGCGGACGTTGTCGCCGGTCGTCTTCCTCACCCTGCGATTGGGAATCGGTGCAGCGATCCTACTCGCTCTTTGCCTCATGGGTCGGGTGCGATTGTCGCTGGCGCGGCGTGACCTCGGCATTGTCCTCGGCGCTGGCGCCGTCGGCATCATCGCCCACCAGTTGATCCAGGTCAACAGTCTGCGCTTCACCTCGGCGACCAACACCGGGTGGATTCTGACGTTGATTCCACCGGTCACGGGACTGCTCGGCTGGGTGTTTCTGCGGGAACGGGTGTCATGGCGCCAGGTGATCGGACTGTTGATCGCCGTCATCGGCGTCCTGTTTCTGGCGACCCGGGGGAATCCGGCACGGTTGTCGTTCGTACACAACTGGGGCGACATATTGGCACTGTGTAGTGTGCTGACCTGGTCGCTGTACACGATCATGACCAAGTCGCGCCTGATCCGCTACTCGCCGCTGGCCATCGCGACCATCCACATGACGATGGGTTTTGTCTTCTTCCTCGGACTCGGCGCCGGACGTTTGGGACGCGAGGCGGGCGCGATGTCGGCTCAGGCGTGGTGGCTGACGATCCTGATCGGCATCGTGCCGTCGGGGCTGGCTTACTACTGGTGGGCGGCGGGGCTGAAGCGCCTCTCCGCGATGAACACGAGCATGTTTCTCTTCCTCGAGGCGATCGTCGCCACGTTGGCGGGGTACGCGCTCTTGGGAGAGGAACTGACGATCGCGGTCGCCGGATACGCGGCGATCATCATCGCAGGCGTGTACTATGCACAAACCCGACCGGTCACAAGGCAATAG
- a CDS encoding transposase: MTNKTKESPAVRRRRSVRLREYDYSQSGAYFVTICTQDRRCLFGEIVDGTMRLNDTGRIVEDEWLHTPTLRPQVAPDTFVVMPNHFHAIVFITDRRGVLQYAPTPRLASPSQTIGAIVRGFKGATTKRINAFRGTPGQPVWQRNYYEHVIRNDDDLHATREYVLNNRLAWALDRENPTLTCP, encoded by the coding sequence GTGACGAACAAGACGAAGGAAAGTCCAGCCGTTAGGCGTCGTCGGTCGGTACGCCTCCGCGAGTATGACTATTCCCAATCCGGCGCATACTTCGTCACAATCTGCACGCAGGACCGGCGATGCCTATTCGGGGAGATCGTTGATGGGACAATGCGGTTGAATGATACGGGACGGATCGTGGAGGACGAATGGCTTCACACACCTACGCTCCGTCCGCAGGTCGCGCCGGACACGTTTGTTGTCATGCCCAATCACTTCCACGCGATTGTCTTCATCACCGACCGTAGGGGCGTATTGCAATACGCCCCTACGCCGCGCCTTGCGTCGCCGTCGCAAACCATCGGCGCGATCGTGCGCGGTTTCAAAGGGGCAACAACCAAACGGATCAACGCCTTCCGCGGAACACCTGGCCAACCTGTCTGGCAACGCAACTACTACGAACACGTCATCCGTAATGACGACGATCTGCACGCCACGCGCGAATACGTCCTCAACAATCGCCTGGCCTGGGCATTGGATCGGGAAAACCCGACACTGACCTGTCCATGA
- the gyrA gene encoding DNA gyrase subunit A, whose translation MALEREKIVPVFLEEEMKGSYLDYSMSVITQRALPNVADGLKPSNRRILVAMNDLNLNPGAAHRKCAKICGDTSGNYHPHGEQVVYPTLVRMAQDFNMRYTLVDGQGNFGSVDGDAAAAMRYTEARLSPFAMEMIADMEKETVGFVRNYDNTLDEPTVLPSRFPNLLCNGSSGIAVGMATNIPPHNLGEITDALCALIDDPEIDDDALLTHIQGPDFPTGGLIVGRAGIAAANRTGRGQLTVRARANIETLPNGKQNIIVSEIPYQVNKSNLLERTAELVRNKKIEGLSDLRDESDRDGMRIVFELKRDAIPETVLNNLFKHTQMQVTFGVINLALVDGVPRVLTMRRLLEEFLKHRHEIIRKRTEYDLKKAEERAHILEGLKIALDHLDAIIKLIRASATPAEAKAGLIEQFKLSEIQAQAILDMRLQRLTGLERQKIEDEYLALIKAIEEYRGILASHARRMAIVHAELVELKEQFADARRTEIIEAVEDFSIEDLIAEEDVVITISHEGYIKRLTVSAYRRQGRGGRGVRGMDTKESDFVEHLFIASTHDYILFFTTAGRCYWLKVHEVPQGGKLARGKNIANMLELGPQEKITAFVPVKKFDDEHFIVMATRKGTIKKTVLSAFGNPRKGGIAAIDLPEEEHDELIEAGITDGTNEIILATRAGLAVRFHEEHVRGMGRTAYGVRGVSLQEDDSVIGMVVVKRASTLLSVTENGYGKRSEIAEYRLTNRGGKGVINIKTTERNGMVIAIKEVVDDDELMIITQNGIVIRLPLSTVRVMGRATQGVRLIHLDSGDKVIDVARVVTSEEENGNGNGNGGNGNGGEA comes from the coding sequence ATGGCTTTGGAACGCGAGAAGATCGTCCCCGTCTTCCTCGAAGAGGAAATGAAGGGGTCATACCTCGACTACTCGATGTCGGTGATCACGCAACGGGCGCTGCCGAATGTGGCGGATGGCCTCAAGCCGTCGAATCGGCGCATTCTGGTGGCGATGAACGATCTCAACCTCAATCCCGGCGCCGCCCATCGCAAATGCGCGAAAATCTGCGGCGACACCTCGGGGAATTACCATCCCCACGGCGAGCAGGTGGTCTATCCGACCTTGGTGCGCATGGCGCAGGACTTCAACATGCGCTACACCTTGGTCGACGGGCAGGGGAACTTCGGCTCGGTCGATGGCGATGCCGCCGCGGCGATGCGGTACACCGAGGCACGGCTGTCGCCGTTCGCCATGGAGATGATTGCTGACATGGAGAAGGAGACGGTCGGCTTTGTTCGCAACTACGACAATACGCTCGATGAGCCGACGGTCCTGCCCTCACGTTTCCCCAATCTCCTGTGCAACGGCTCCTCCGGTATCGCGGTGGGCATGGCGACCAACATCCCGCCGCACAATCTCGGCGAGATCACAGATGCGCTCTGCGCCCTGATCGATGATCCGGAGATCGACGACGATGCACTGCTGACGCACATCCAAGGGCCCGATTTCCCCACCGGAGGATTGATTGTCGGCCGTGCCGGAATCGCCGCCGCCAACCGTACCGGACGCGGCCAACTCACCGTCCGCGCACGCGCCAACATCGAGACACTCCCGAACGGCAAACAGAACATCATCGTCTCGGAGATTCCCTATCAAGTCAACAAGTCCAATCTCCTGGAACGCACCGCTGAGCTGGTGCGCAACAAGAAGATCGAAGGGCTTTCCGACCTACGCGATGAGTCCGACCGCGACGGCATGCGGATTGTCTTCGAGCTCAAGCGCGACGCCATCCCCGAGACCGTGCTGAACAATCTGTTCAAGCATACGCAGATGCAGGTCACCTTCGGCGTCATCAACCTCGCCCTGGTCGACGGCGTGCCGCGTGTGCTGACCATGCGTCGGCTGTTGGAGGAGTTCCTCAAACATCGCCACGAGATCATCCGCAAGCGCACCGAATACGATCTGAAGAAGGCCGAGGAACGCGCCCATATCCTCGAGGGACTGAAGATCGCGCTCGACCATCTCGATGCCATCATCAAGCTGATCCGCGCTTCGGCAACACCCGCCGAGGCCAAGGCCGGGTTGATCGAGCAGTTCAAGCTCTCGGAGATTCAGGCGCAGGCGATCCTGGACATGCGCCTGCAACGGCTGACGGGACTCGAACGCCAGAAGATCGAGGATGAGTATCTGGCCCTGATCAAGGCGATCGAGGAATATCGGGGGATTCTGGCTTCCCATGCCCGGCGGATGGCGATCGTGCATGCCGAACTGGTGGAGCTCAAAGAGCAGTTCGCCGATGCGCGTCGCACCGAGATCATCGAGGCGGTGGAGGATTTCTCGATCGAAGACCTGATCGCCGAAGAAGATGTGGTGATCACGATCTCGCATGAGGGTTACATCAAGCGCCTGACGGTCTCGGCCTATCGGCGCCAGGGACGCGGCGGCCGTGGCGTGCGCGGGATGGACACCAAAGAATCCGACTTCGTGGAGCACCTGTTCATCGCCTCGACCCACGACTACATTCTCTTCTTCACCACCGCCGGACGTTGCTACTGGCTGAAGGTCCATGAGGTCCCTCAGGGTGGCAAGCTGGCTCGCGGGAAGAACATCGCCAACATGCTCGAACTGGGCCCCCAGGAGAAGATCACCGCCTTCGTCCCAGTGAAGAAGTTCGACGATGAGCACTTCATCGTCATGGCCACGCGCAAGGGGACGATCAAGAAGACCGTGCTCTCCGCCTTCGGCAACCCGCGCAAGGGCGGTATCGCGGCGATCGATCTTCCCGAAGAAGAACACGACGAGTTGATCGAGGCCGGAATCACCGATGGAACCAATGAAATCATCCTCGCCACCCGCGCCGGGCTGGCCGTGCGTTTCCACGAGGAGCATGTCCGCGGGATGGGACGCACCGCCTATGGTGTGCGCGGCGTCTCACTGCAGGAAGACGACTCGGTCATCGGCATGGTCGTGGTCAAACGCGCCTCAACGCTGCTCTCCGTCACCGAGAACGGGTATGGAAAACGCTCCGAGATTGCCGAGTACCGCCTCACCAACCGCGGCGGCAAGGGCGTCATCAACATCAAGACCACCGAACGCAACGGCATGGTGATCGCCATCAAGGAAGTCGTCGACGATGATGAACTGATGATCATCACGCAAAACGGCATCGTGATCCGCCTGCCGTTGTCGACCGTGCGCGTCATGGGCCGCGCCACCCAGGGCGTCCGCCTCATCCACCTCGATTCCGGCGACAAGGTGATCGACGTCGCCCGCGTGGTGACGTCCGAAGAGGAGAACGGAAACGGGAATGGCAATGGGGGGAACGGCAATGGCGGAGAGGCGTGA
- the tig gene encoding trigger factor produces the protein MQLQATISNEEGWKRTITIVVPANEVETVYVATTAKYRQKAKIPGFRPGKAPEKMVTQRYADEIRQEVLETVVPEAFDGALKQLALDPIGSPTLSAVNLERGSDLTFEAEIEIRPQVEIVGYKGLKLTKQIYEVTDQDVDSALESVRDGAATTTEVQRPAREGDVVTCDLQKIYDRLNRVKRTQFNDVKIELRNDRTRPQLYAGLNGMAVGEGKEIEVTYPADEPDLDLAGNTLLYRVWLKSVAQKNLPVLDDEFARSLPGDKVETLAQLRDVIRKDLERRMEGAAMKDLRAQARRGVVEANAFPIPGNFLQEYLDDVANRLKAQDPSITPETVRTRFEPLAVEQFRWDYAVSDIAKRENINVTKAEVNAIVEAWPPQAQDRPDSAKVHWSLLEMKIYDFLLTNAEISESRFNPAAQIIRP, from the coding sequence ATGCAACTGCAGGCCACGATCAGCAACGAAGAGGGCTGGAAACGAACGATCACGATCGTCGTCCCGGCGAATGAAGTCGAGACGGTCTATGTCGCCACGACCGCGAAGTACCGCCAGAAGGCGAAGATCCCCGGCTTCCGTCCCGGCAAGGCGCCGGAGAAGATGGTCACCCAGCGGTATGCCGACGAGATCCGTCAGGAAGTCCTCGAGACAGTCGTCCCGGAGGCCTTCGACGGAGCGCTCAAGCAGTTGGCGCTCGACCCGATCGGCTCCCCGACGTTGTCGGCGGTCAATCTCGAACGCGGCAGCGACCTGACGTTCGAGGCCGAAATCGAGATACGACCACAGGTTGAGATCGTCGGCTACAAGGGCCTGAAGCTCACCAAACAGATCTATGAGGTCACCGACCAAGATGTCGATTCGGCCTTGGAATCGGTTCGCGACGGGGCCGCGACAACGACCGAAGTGCAACGGCCGGCACGTGAAGGGGATGTCGTCACCTGCGACCTGCAGAAGATCTATGATCGGCTCAACCGGGTGAAACGGACTCAGTTCAACGACGTCAAGATCGAATTACGCAACGACCGCACCCGGCCGCAGTTGTACGCGGGGCTCAATGGCATGGCAGTCGGCGAAGGCAAGGAGATCGAAGTCACGTATCCGGCCGATGAGCCCGATCTCGACTTGGCGGGGAACACCTTGCTCTACCGGGTCTGGCTGAAATCGGTGGCGCAGAAGAATCTGCCGGTGCTCGATGATGAGTTCGCCCGTTCGCTGCCTGGCGACAAGGTCGAGACGCTGGCCCAACTGCGGGATGTCATTCGCAAGGATCTGGAACGCCGCATGGAAGGCGCGGCGATGAAGGACCTGCGCGCCCAGGCACGGCGCGGCGTGGTCGAGGCCAATGCGTTCCCGATCCCCGGCAACTTCCTGCAGGAATACCTCGACGACGTGGCCAACCGTTTGAAGGCGCAGGATCCGTCCATCACGCCCGAGACCGTCCGCACCCGGTTCGAGCCGCTGGCGGTGGAGCAGTTCCGTTGGGATTATGCCGTCTCCGACATCGCCAAGCGCGAAAACATCAATGTTACCAAGGCCGAGGTCAACGCGATTGTCGAGGCCTGGCCGCCGCAGGCCCAGGACCGACCTGACTCGGCGAAGGTGCACTGGTCGCTTCTGGAGATGAAGATCTACGACTTCCTGTTGACCAACGCCGAGATC